The Sylvia atricapilla isolate bSylAtr1 chromosome 3, bSylAtr1.pri, whole genome shotgun sequence genome has a window encoding:
- the NFKBIE gene encoding NF-kappa-B inhibitor epsilon codes for MSREAGGECRKEAAGWEGEDGQCDSGIESLRSLPGGRETPAAPEGPPAAPEALEETLAEAAAAEERLDSSYGSGALPEALPGLPGAAGARPEEPPPRPEGLSRQQLEALTYLSEDGDTLVHLAIIHCVPAVALCCIAQLPREVLEIQNDLFQTPLHLAVYLEQPSVIQALIHKGVNRGLQDRNGNTPLHLACEQQHLQCAQQLLEGPATPDGTAQPPGHHQDLQLQNWQGLACLHISTLKGNIQMMSLLLESGANIDVREGTSGKTPLHLAVECHNRRAVQFLLRNGAYVDAQMYNGCTPLHLAVGRKDAAIAAILSHSGADTLLRNMENETAQDLADGNDDLLALLPFDDLKISGKPVVCSE; via the exons ATGTCGCGGGAGGCGGGCGGCGAGTGCCGCAAGGAAGCGGCGGGCTGGGAGGGCGAGGACGGGCAGTGCGACTCGGGCATCGAGTCGCTGCGCTCGCTGCCGGGCGGCAGGGAGACCCCCGCCGCGCCCGAGGGCCCCCCTGCCGCCCCCGAGGCCCTCGAGGAGACCCTCGCCGAGGCCGCCGCCGCCGAGGAGCGGCTGGATTCCAGCTACGGCTCCGGCGCCCTGCCCGAGGCTCTGCCCGGGctgccgggggctgcgggggcccGCCCCGAGGagccgccgccccggcccgaGGGGCTCAGccggcagcagctggaggcccTCACCTACCTGTCGGAGGACGGAGACAC GTTGGTTCATCTGGCCATTATCCACTGTGTCCCAGCTGTAGCACTCTGCTGCATCGCTCAGCTacccagggaggtgctggagatCCAAAATGATCTTTTCCAG ACCCCGCTCCACCTTGCTGTGTACCTGGAGCAGCCCAGCGTGATCCAGGCACTGATCCACAAGGGCGTGAACCGTGGGCTGCAGGACCGCAATGGCAACACCCCGCTGCACTTggcctgtgagcagcagcacctgcagtgtgcccagcagctgctggagggccCAGCCACACCGGATGGCACCGCTCAGCCCCCTGGGCACCACCAggacctgcagctccagaacTGGCAAG GCTTGGCCTGTCTGCACATCAGTACCTTGAAAGGGAACATCCAAATgatgtctctgctgctggagagcgGTGCCAACATTGACGTTCGG GAGGGCACGAGCGGGAAGACCCCACTGCACCTGGCTGTAGAGTGCCACAACCGTAGGGCTGTGCAGTTCCTGCTGCGGAATGGGGCGTACGTGGATGCCCAGATGTACAACGGGTGCACTCCGCTCCACCTGGCCGTGGGCCGCAAGGATGCTGCCATTGCTGCCATCCTCTCCCACTCTGGGGCTGACACCCTGCTGAGGAACATGGAGAACGAGACAGCTCAGGACCTGGCTGATGGCAACGACGAT CTCCTTGCCTTGCTGCCTTTCGATGACCTGAAGATCTCAGGGAAGCCTGTTGTGTGCTCTGAATGA